Proteins encoded in a region of the Streptomyces akebiae genome:
- a CDS encoding menaquinone biosynthetic enzyme MqnA/MqnD family protein: MDNSRNRPRVGHIQFLNCLPLYWGLARTGTLLDFELTKDTPEKLSEQLVRGDLDIGPITLVEFLRNADDLVAFPDIAVGCDGPVMSCVIVSQVPLERLDGARVALGSTSRTSVRLAQLLLAESVGVQPSYYTCPPDLSLMMQEAEAAVLIGDAALRANLLDGPNFGLEVHDLGAMWKAWTGLPFVFAVWAARREYLEREPEVTRKVHEAFLASRDLSLTEVDKVAEQAARWEAFDERVLERYFTTLDFRFGEPQLSAVAEFARRVGPTTGFPADVKVDLLS, encoded by the coding sequence GTGGACAATTCTCGCAACCGGCCGCGCGTCGGCCACATCCAGTTCCTGAACTGCCTGCCCCTGTACTGGGGGCTCGCGAGAACGGGCACGCTCCTCGACTTCGAGCTCACCAAGGACACCCCCGAGAAGCTCAGCGAGCAGCTGGTGCGCGGGGACCTCGACATCGGGCCCATCACCCTCGTCGAGTTCCTGCGCAACGCGGACGACCTGGTCGCCTTCCCCGACATCGCCGTCGGCTGCGACGGCCCGGTGATGTCGTGCGTGATCGTCTCCCAGGTGCCCCTCGAACGACTGGACGGCGCACGCGTCGCCCTGGGCTCCACCTCGCGCACCTCCGTACGCCTCGCGCAGCTGCTGCTGGCCGAGAGCGTCGGCGTACAGCCGTCGTACTACACCTGCCCGCCCGATCTCTCGCTGATGATGCAGGAGGCGGAGGCGGCCGTGCTCATCGGTGACGCGGCGCTGCGCGCGAACCTGCTCGACGGGCCGAACTTCGGCCTGGAGGTGCACGACCTGGGCGCCATGTGGAAGGCGTGGACGGGGCTGCCGTTCGTCTTCGCGGTGTGGGCGGCGCGTCGGGAGTACCTGGAGCGGGAGCCCGAGGTCACCCGCAAGGTGCACGAGGCGTTCCTCGCCTCCCGCGACCTGTCCCTGACCGAGGTGGACAAGGTCGCCGAGCAGGCCGCCCGCTGGGAGGCCTTCGACGAGCGGGTCCTGGAGCGGTACTTCACGACCCTCGACTTCCGCTTCGGCGAGCCCCAGCTGTCCGCGGTCGCCGAGTTCGCGCGGCGGGTCGGCCCGACCACCGGATTTCCGGCGGACGTGAAGGTCGACCTGCTTTCCTGA